ATCTCATCCTAATTTGCATACATACGGAGTACCTTGTTCTCCCTTTGATTGGGATAactatgaaaaaaatattgaatttGATGAAAAGCATTATAATTCATTGATTCAATCGGGATTACTAAATGCACCAGATAAAGAAGTATGGGAAACTATTCACAATGAAAGAAATTATATTCCATGTAACAAGGATATAGGACATCAGTTAATGCTAGAAACTATGTTACTTGATAAAAATAGTGTATCATCTGATGATTTGAGTGCTTCTATAAATAACAGTCaatcaaatgaaaatagCGATTATAATGAATCTTCTGTTGATGATGATATTTCCCAAAATAACCAAAATAAAATTGCATCAGTGAGATATATGGATGTACAACAAAATACTCTtaataatattcttttaaataattataatgatgTGCAGTATGATACTCATAAAAATATGCATTTGAACAAGTATAATGATAATTCCCATATATTTAACAATAGTAATAATggtaatattaatataaacgGCTCTGACTTAAACAACTCTACTAATAGTTTATGTAACGTTTTTGAAATTGATAACAATGCTaataatgtaaatttttCTCTTAATGAAACAAATTATGttgttttaaataattcctttaatttatgtaataaaattaataatgtaCATTCCAATGATATGAAAAACTGTAATGGAGGATATATTACCGAAAATGTTGACAATTTAGGGAATAACTACatatataatacaaatagtttaaaaaaattaaatgataaaagaaTAGACGGATTCGAAAATACATATGTTAATTTAGATAATTTAAGATATGAtagcaataataataataatgctGTAAATAATTCCTTCAACTTATccaataatatttatatgaatagCAAATATATGAACAATTTAACTTATCAAAATgaaaacaatataaaaaatgacaTTAATTTTCTAAACAATATAAATATGCCATCTCAAAAATTGTATAgtgaatataatttttcaaataaagaTATAGATATTCAATCTAAAAATATACCCCAAATTtcaaatgatataaataagttAAATATTGGAAACATTGAgataagaaatataaataataaagtagATACTTTGAACGtagaacaaaaaaatgaatttaacaATCCCTTGAAAAGCAGAAATACAAATTTTCctattttaaatgataatttaagcacaaacaaaataaaagcaGTTAATGATGAAACaacaaatattataaaaaaaaaagaaaagaaaaatttgttaaaaaaaaaaaaaaaaagaaaaaaaaaaatatatgtgttAGATGATGAAATATGGAATAGCATCAAAGATCCTaatatttatcataaaataattacTGGATGTTGTATACCTAATTTGACTATTTTCccaaattataatataacatgttttaaaaattcgAATTTATCAAATCCTCATAATCAATTTACTATAATGACTTGGAACGTCTTAGCTGAAATATATGGTACCATAGAAGCCTTTCCACATTGTGATCCTTATATGTTAGCTTGGTCATacagaaaaacaaaaattattcaaGAAATTTTAAACAATAATCCAGATATTGTATGCCTTCaggtaaaattaaaattattgaaatatATGTTCATACatatatcaaaattttttatatgtatactaacaattttttttttttattttataggAAATACAAAATGAACATTTCTTAGATTTCTTCAAACCATCACTAGGTGAATTTGGTTATGAAGGTGTTTATAAGcaaaaaacaaaagaaatatttactTCTCCATCCGGAAAAAGAAGAGGAGGAAAATATACAATAGATGGGTGcgcaattttttataataaaaaaaaattaaaatttgttGAAACATATGCTCTCGAATTTAGTAAACTTATTAAAGAAGCATCTGTTCTAACGCTACCTAAGGAGATACAAAAAAATCCCTCTATAGTTAAAAGACTTTTAAAAGATAATGTAGCATTAGTTTTATTATTAGAGTATATTCAACAATATTCTAAAATGTACGATAAACAAGAAGAAAAacagaataaaaaattaataattgtAGCAAATACACATATAGTAGCTAACCCAGAAGcaaattatgtaaaaatatggCAAGCACAAATTCTTGTAAAAGTaattgaatatttaaaaataaattttatcaaaaaatatgaaacaATCCCCAGTTTAATAATATGTGGGGATTTTAATAGTACTCCATCGAGTGCAGTATATCagttaatttataaaaaaacatgTAGCAGAAATCATGAAGATTTTAATTCAGATAAATATAGTTTACTAACAGATCTTCAATTAGGGCATAATTTAAATCTTAAGTCAGCATATGCTATATCAAAACTTTTGTCACAAAAATTAAATCCAGATGATTACAATAATTTAGAGGTATTTGAACCATTATTTACTAATTATACAGGGAATTTTATTGGTTGTTtagattatattttttataatgatgaaaatttaaatattatatcaaCAGTGAATATAGCAGATGAAAATCAGCTAATGCAAGAAGCTCAGTTATATCAACTCTCAAATTGTGCTTTACCTAGTCCAATAAGACCATCAGATCATTTACCTTTAATAGCTAAATTcgaatttaaaatattttaaataatttttaaattggaTACCTTTATATtctcatttaaaaaagaaaaaaaaaaaaatcagatATATAACTGCAAATAGAcaaaatgaagaagataCATATttcattcaaaaaaaataatcgtGCTTATccacttttattaaaataaatattttacatattaaccgtttcatttataatgatatttgtttaaaaataaaatttttataaagaaattaaaacagttttattaatttttttttttttttctttataaatgtattcgtttattatattaatgttTTAATTCATAATGTTGATCATAATACTAGAAAATTTGAtgagtatttttattttacctttttttttttttttttgtaattaaaattatttacattattaaaaaattaatagaaataattactaaaaaaaaaaaaaattaataatgattatttatataaattcattttatttcatttttattttatatttttaaatcttatttaatttaaaattaatcttttttaaactactttatataattttttttctttttttaatatgaacATGTGAATACATGTATATAGACGTATATATATGAAGATagttcattatttattttctttagtatattcattatattataatatatatatatatatatatatatatatttgtttttttttttattgttttttgtTCTTTGTTCGTAATTTATTTGTTACTTAACAAGATGAATttctttcattattatttttttttttcatattttcctttttctatagctaaatttttataaataattgaGATATCCGCttaaataatattcatttctatttatttttctttttcattagaatttttttaaaaatataactatttttttccaaaaaaatatattgaaacTTCTTTGTTAATTAATTGTAGATTTCTAATATTCCTTATATAGTATCATTGTGCTTTTAAGTGAATTGTTACAGtagagaaatataaaaattaaaaaaaatatgtaccAACTTCATAAGAGaccaaaatttataaaaataaatttttctttagattatatactttattttaatgaataaagctttgtttcatttaaatataatacattttttttaattaataagaaAAGAAAACTTTAAAGTATATCTCTTGAAATTTTCGTATTATAGTTATTCTGAagatttataattttcttctttttaatataattaaaataaataacaaaattttttaatatattaatgctatattaaatgatactaacaaaaagaaatttgAGATCAAAGTGTATCTTTTCCTTGTAATAATCGTTCTTACTACACCTTAATCacctcatttttttttagcttataagtttttttttttgataaaaaagaaaaaataacaaaatatataacattATTTGTATTCTATAAAAGGTCAtacatttcattttttactttttttttttaaaaaaaaataatttaaaaaaaaagaggggAATTTGATTaatgtaaaattttatttattgcaATTAAATgcaacataaaaataaaaaaaataaaacaaaaaaaaatatatatacatatatatataattttttatattttacggatatatttttttattcgaatttttaattttataaaatttgtttAATATTGTAGGAacttcaaaataaaaatttatttctttgtAAAAATGATTAATAAGTTTTATATctgaaatatttttcatttaaaagcttaaaatgcatatatatatgtatatgtaagtatataaataaattctttgaataaaaaaaataagagttattaaaagataaaaaatcaatcatttttagtattataatttcttatattaaatattttttatatgaatacgataagaaaaaaaaaaaaaaataataaattaaaaataaaataaaataataaataaataagtcgaataaaataaagttgaacaaagaaaaatataatagaataaaattaaaagaaaaaaatggcAGATCAATTTACAATCCgtgtaaaaaaatttatgcaaAATCCTCTATTACGTAGAAAGCAGTTTGCTTTAGAAATTTTACATCCAAATAGTGGAACAGTTTCTAAAAAGGaagttaaagaaaaattagcaaaaatgtataaattaAGTGATGTAAATACAATTATATTATTCGGttttaaaacattatttGGTGGTGGAAGAACAAAAGGATTTGgcttaatttataaaaatgttgacgctgttaaaaaatttgaaaaaaaatacagaCTTGTTAGAGAAGGATTAATAACAAAAGAAACCAAAACAGGAAGAAGAGCAgcaaaagaattaaaaaatagaagaaaaaaagtaagagaatatattttatatatatatatatatatattatttttctggaacaattctatattttttttttttttttgttaaaattttttttttatttcaatataaattttattgaaaattataaatatataatttttatataatctaTATGTATACTTCTGTGTTAATGTTTTATTGtgaaattatatattcattaattcattaactatttttatgtgattatttatttatttatcttttaaaaatttcacaaatattatttttgacaattttatgatttaatatatacttacattttttcattttaaatatatttatataatttattctttttatttatctatatatttattaatttgcataactttaatttttttttttttttttaaataggtTCGTGGAACAGAAAAGACAAAAGTATCTGGagcaaaaaagaaataaatttattttttatttttatattttttttatttctataaacTAAAATAAGATActtattattcttattttctttatatatttttttattttttcttcatataaatactctaattttatattaaaaaaaaaggtgaaagaactaaaaaattttgaaaatattataaataacaatgtattaaaaaaagtattatataTTCTTCGTTGTTATACACAAATAAGATAATATAAcgttatgaaaatattaatgtaATATCTATAAATATTAACTCAACATAATATTTGTTAAAgtttttttgatataaatctttttcttttttttttttttactcttgaattttatataatagaacaaagaaaaaatgtaattaaaattatttttttattcttttgtattagaatgtatattttaatcTTCTAAATATATCAAGAAAAACTATGttagctttttttttctattaaaaattgaaagtaaaaataaatttaaaaaatgaagttgAAAATAGTATATACggcatataaaaaaaaaatataagagtGAAGAGAAATAGAGTAATATTATTCAAGATATGTTTAGGGGTAGTATTcatacttttataaaaaaaaaaaaaattaaagaattattactatttattttttatatttctatataaacaatttaaactaaataaaaaaaaaaattgaataaaattccttattctaatttttaattaaaaactatTACATTAGTAGGGATATACTTCAGTTTTTGAGTTTtcataaatatgaaaaaattttattttttattaaccttaattattgaaatataacgcatatatatatgtacttttttatatctctggatatattgaaaaaaaaaagaattatattttattattatcaattaataataatacatctaaaaaaaaatttagaattaacattattttatgttgtatatatgttttgaaatagtttttaaaataatctattataatttataataaacaaacattacagaaaacaaaaaaaaaaaaaaaaaagataaaggaaaaaataataataaaaaattaaaaagagtttgaaaaaaagaaaaatatgtataaggataactaatgaaaatttacaaaaaattaaacaagATATGCATATTAAGAGAAAACTACACAAAATTTCAATAGTTTCTTTTTGAATTTTGTAATGCTATGATCTAAAGagttatcatttttatctatattacTGTCTTTAATATTCccattgttattattttttttatctggAATTTGTGTATGATAAGCTGATAAtgctaataataaaattatatgccATAATGAATGTTTAAAAAAGGAGCGAATGTTACTTTTTGAgggtttttttaaaaaattctgaaatttataacaaataaataaGTTAGGTATTAATGATgttaaaatatacatataggATGTATAaccacaaaaaaaaaaaataaatggaaGTGATGATAATCCAATAATATAAGGTCTACATAATTTTGCTGTATATATTCCATTTTTATCTTGAAGAGGaaacattttatatttacctTTTAAATAGTCTTCTTTATATAAGTAAGCTAGAGAATAAAAATGCGGAAATTGCCATAAAAACTGAGTTACAAATAATATCCAAGGTTCaggtaaaaatatattttgttctACAGCTGTACATCCCATTAGTGTTGGTATAGAGCCAACTATTGAACCAACATGAGTATTATAAGGAGTTTTAAGCTTTAATGGTGTATATACACATgcatataatataatattaaataatccTAAGTAAGAAGTTAAAGGATTATTCAAAAAGTACAATATTAATGAACCAGTTATTGCTGATGTGAAACCAAATATTTCTGCGTGCCTTAgagaaattttattatttgctAAAGGCCTTTTTTGTGttcttttcattattttatctatatttcTTTCATGAATCTGATTAAATGTATTAGCACTGCTACTACACAGAAATACACCTAATACTAACGCTGAAAATTCTGTTAATGAAGAACCACCTAACATAAAATATCCAAAAGTACTGCTCAAAGTTACCCATATTGTTAATTTAGATTTTGATAATTCGAGATAATTATTCAGATGATATGTTGGCATATTAAAATTCACTTTTTTAGTATCTTTACTTATGCTTactatgtttttttttaataattcacagctaaaatttatattatcattaagTGTATctctatttttcttattattaatCACTAAAATCTCTTCATTTTTGTTGTCACCTTtcataatttcatttttttttttatataaatctgaattttctaaattctttttaaaatcttttttttcttcatgaTAATACTTCAGGGAatctttttctaaaatttgATTTgaacaaatatattttttatatatatgtactgAACTTACGACATTATTGCCattctttttcatatatatatctttattatatattactGTTTGTTTATTCAGTAAGTTCCTTTTAAGTGTAGAAAATGGATATACatcataaaatttcttttttttattaataatgaaatgaCAGCTATCTATATTAATAGTTTTTGTTACATACATAAATaaccaattttttttcatcgtTTCTTCCTTtcattcttttaaaaaaaaaaaaaaaaaatagtaaactAAACACGCTTAAAGTACTTCATGCATAATAATacaatttttcaaaaaaaaaaaaaaaaaatactattgTAAATTGTTTTAGTCTACCTTATATATCTATTATAAAatgttaataaataaaagagaacttgaaaaaataattataaaaaaaatgttaattaaacaaatattcattttaagTTTAATTAAATCAAAACTACAGCCAATTAAGCTAAATGAAAATACTTCAGTGCATAAAAAagttcagaaaaaaaaaaaaaaattcagttaaaatattttcattaatattttttaataaaaagattaaaaaaaaaaactaaaaatataaatttttaatttttttttaaatttatttttagacgtaaaaataatttttgtatatttgaatatttttcttcaatGGAATAatcgtatttttttttcttttaattttttaaagtaaaaaCATTAACTTTTAggattttctttaaataaataaaaataacttaaatttttcattttctatgaaaataaaattctctTTTAGAAATAGTATATTGTTTTGTAGTATAAAttcttatataatta
The genomic region above belongs to Plasmodium relictum strain SGS1 genome assembly, chromosome: 10 and contains:
- the RPS24 gene encoding 40S ribosomal protein S24, putative, translated to MADQFTIRVKKFMQNPLLRRKQFALEILHPNSGTVSKKEVKEKLAKMYKLSDVNTIILFGFKTLFGGGRTKGFGLIYKNVDAVKKFEKKYRLVREGLITKETKTGRRAAKELKNRRKKVRGTEKTKVSGAKKK
- a CDS encoding cytochrome c oxidase assembly protein (heme A: farnesyltransferase), putative, coding for MKKNWLFMYVTKTINIDSCHFIINKKKKFYDVYPFSTLKRNLLNKQTVIYNKDIYMKKNGNNVVSSVHIYKKYICSNQILEKDSLKYYHEEKKDFKKNLENSDLYKKKNEIMKGDNKNEEILVINNKKNRDTLNDNINFSCELLKKNIVSISKDTKKVNFNMPTYHLNNYLELSKSKLTIWVTLSSTFGYFMLGGSSLTEFSALVLGVFLCSSSANTFNQIHERNIDKIMKRTQKRPLANNKISLRHAEIFGFTSAITGSLILYFLNNPLTSYLGLFNIILYACVYTPLKLKTPYNTHVGSIVGSIPTLMGCTAVEQNIFLPEPWILFVTQFLWQFPHFYSLAYLYKEDYLKGKYKMFPLQDKNGIYTAKLCRPYIIGLSSLPFIFFFCGYTSYMYILTSLIPNLFICYKFQNFLKKPSKSNIRSFFKHSLWHIILLLALSAYHTQIPDKKNNNNGNIKDSNIDKNDNSLDHSITKFKKKLLKFCVVFS